The DNA sequence ttaagagcactagctccaagcgcagcactatgctttaagtcataagtgcaaagtgaATGGCCATGGCCATTTGATATTTTCTTGCAAGCATaagctaagtctaggtgcaagtgagTTTGGCAACATTTCGCACCtgaagcgctaatgggctgggtcaagtgcaatttaattctgaggttcttctccggttattgcagcatctgcatcctattgtatagtccattccctgtcagaCACCAGCaatgtaaacaaagacagcacattcataagaagttggtagtaaatggactgtatgcaatgaattagaggAATTTAAATATTTCTATGAAAGTGACATGCTTCTTTTATaagcatagaaaatgtgattctcgtcaagATTTGGATGTACATTCTGTTCAGTTATAGAGAATGAGTATTCTTAACATTTTTCATCATTTGATGCAcagatcatggctagtattaatagtgatCGTATTGGCATGCACTTCTGCAGTTTAcgctttgcactgaaaacagatgtgctcctgaaacgtcttagtgcaatacctatttctcaggaaaatagcaaattgcactttatGCCACTTCTTTAACATTCAACACACTCACAGtttgcgcaaacactcccacccacgcccatttgcactttgtgctggcacgaaaattgtgcAATCAGCATGCTCACGAATATTGGATAAGACAATGCGCACGGTCATTGCACGTAGCACTGCGCtttgcacactcacgaaaatagagccctgtgATTGTATTGAAAGTACTGAGTCAGGCTAGGTTATTAAAAGAAACCAGTGAAAAACGATAAAAACGTCCACCCAAATTTCCAACTTTTCTTTTAATATAactattttacatttacagaCAGAGCAAAAGATTATTTCAAAGTGCACATTTAGAAAGAGAAATACTCTCCATTCTCTTGAGAGTTACTGAGTCTCTCTACAACTATTTTGCTTCGAGCAAAGAATCATATCCAAGGTTATTCAATAGATACTGTCCCCAGTACCAGCCAGTACCTTGTAAATCTCTTTGAGGGGAAAAAACAGTCTGCTAAATTACAGGAAACAAGCAAGCAAGTTACATTCATCCTAGAAAGAACTTACTTCACTATATTAAGCTTGATTTCTTCAAACCATCTGAGATTCATTTTAATGAGAATAACAAGTTAACCCTGAGACCGTTTATTTAAGAGAGGCTAATTATGAAAGGTTGAGACTTGATATTTACAGTTATGAATTGAAAATTAATGTAAAATAGCCTGGAACAGCAATAAAATTGAACATTTTATCCGACCGCCCAAAAATGCTAAATTAGTTACTTGTTTACTTTAAAACTTTAGAGACTTAAAATTTACAAAAACACATCAATATCTTTTATAAGGCACAATATCTAAGATACAACAGCAATCTACATTTTACAGGCAGAGCTCTGACTATCTTACAAAGGTTGAATATAAGCTTTAAAATGGTAATTTACATACTCTTTGTTTTGTTAAACATTGCTTTcaaatattttagatttttactttaaaagcaattttcatgtattttatgtaagctcACAAGTTCCCTATAGAGTATGTGAATTTAAAGTTTTAAAGCTATACACCCTTCATAAAAAATGAAGTATTTTTACTAAGAGCACAATGATTCCCGgccataattttaattaatatttcatacaACGTGAACACTTACCATAAGTCTTACTACCTGTGTTACAACTGTTGCATTTAGTTAAgcaataaaatacattatttgaaATCACTTATTGTCTATGCCTGTCAAGAGGATTTCTTTCGTACTTTTACAACCTAGGCGAAATAAAATTCCAAAACAATCCTAGGTATTCCGCCCATAAGATCCCATTATAATCACACCTAGAGCTAGAAAGATGTTGTACTGAGTGGCATGTTGTTTTCCAGATCACAGGCGCCTGTAGAACGAGAGAATGTTGTTGCAGTTAGGGCAGCGATGCTCCACATCTTTGCAAGAATCCATCCAGAATGGTGCTATACAACAGGGCCAGCATCTGCATAAAGAAATGAGAATCAACCAACTTCTAAATCATCTCTGCTTAATCATCTGTTTTTCTCTGTCCCTTGTTGACTTGCACTAACTGTTTCTGCATCTGCTATTGCTCTTTAAGACTCTTTTCTTGGTGTCTGCTTGTAGTATTACATGACAAATCCTGGGATGTGCTTTATATCCTGTGTTTTTTGGTGTCCTATTGAGAATTTAGCTTCAATTCAATGGCAGTTTCTTTTTGACAGACAGTTAGGAGCTCAGAAATCAGGATGGCCGAGGgtcagtgtgagagagttttagGCCAATGCTTACATTTATTGATCATGCTCATGTGTCAGTATGCCTTGCAGTTTTACAACACTTGTATCCTGCTCCATCATTTTCAGTTACATTGACCTAAAATCACAGAGTTTCTAATGTTGAATGTTGGCTGCCATAAAATcttgtttttgtgaaaaaaaggCTCTAAAGATTCCATTTGCGCATCCACATCTGAAAAGagtttggaaacagtaggttgacttttctttagccaaAATTGGTCTGAGCTTTCCGaaattttaaaacactgcccccagtggccaaagcagtaattGTTGTTGGGcaaatgggcacgtgtgagctctattttctgggtgtaatgtccacagaggggcgccaataGTGACTTGTGGAGCGAGTTGTTTTcatctgtacaggctgtaatacagtgaagagaaatgcatattttataaactatacaccctgacccaaaccccaaacctaactattagtggaataaaaatgtaatgtcagaGGGAAAAATGTAACCTCCGAaacactcgtcactgattatgcaaatgtgattacttcctggtttcagcgtGGGATCTGAACCCGGTTCTTCCACACTGCTGACGCAAAGCATTTCCGGTCGTGCCACAGGGGAAGCTAAACACGGTGGAACCAGTGCAAACATGTTTGATAGAAGATGGCGCATgccagtgagtcagcataatgtgacCTATCCTAGGGTATCGGAActgtcggaaacaacatgccgacttcctgtagCATCACCAATGTAGAttggtttacatgcacaccaaattTTGATAAccaccaaaaatcagcttattcaaaaagtCAGACAATGTGAGAAATTTGTgtttacatgagttttaaaatcATTAGTTtattctctattttttttttttttttatgtaaacaatcATGCGCTCAACcctgcacacattggataagccagtaagaacgccagaaaaggtgtttacatgcaacacaaaatcagggtaatgggcaaaaatctactttTGCTGATTGGTTTATACTTAAATTGTTTACGACCTTACAGCGATAAAGAAAAGGGGTTGGcctttacatgaccacacatgttgtcggcttattaagcatactTGGTGTAAGATCGTAAATGCGCTCATTATCTAGCTAGCTAACATGAAATTTTGTTGAAATTGCAAGAGTGGCTTGTGATGGTCTCGGAACCATCATTTAAAACAGGTTGAAAACCAGAAACTTATCACTAAGGTTTTAGTGGTTAGTTTAAATCTCCCATCATTTTCCAGCAAATATGTTTTATGAATTTACCGCTAATGGAATTATGTTATAGCTGTATAACTTCCAGGTAATATCACGAATTAAaagtcttaaaaaacaaaacaaaaacaaaacctgaacattaaaaaaaataaaaattctgtcacaaAAATATGGTGCtaagaaaatgtatctttttttttttttttttttttttgctccctgGTGGAACCAaagaaaatgttggcagggcatATAAAATCTCAACTACTGACCCTCACTGAGCAAACTCCCTATTGTTGAGCCCTGCAgaatattgttttaaaggagaAAAGATGATGAATTTTACCCAATGAGGGCAAGACATCCACAGGCCATCCAGGTCATGAGTCCAGTGTAGTAATCTGTGATGGTGATCACCTGGTGGTTACAGTGTGGGCACATGGTTTGACCAGGTAAATCACGCAGGCTCGGGAGCATCACTGTGGTTGTTACAGCTGTAACACACGTACAGTCATAATCAATCCTCGTTTCTCATAGTTTGCCATTGAACAATTGCGTAGTCTAAATATGAAATACATTGCTTGCCTCAACAGTGAGAATACTTTAGGTGGGGCCAGTGATGTTACTATTAACAATAGTATTTTATTATTCAAACTGGCCGGTTTTAAGTAGTAATGCTACATTCCAAAGTCGGAATTTTTAAGATTTCGATTGGAAGAGTGCAATAGAACACCATTTGAAGTCGGATTTCATACATTTGTGGAAATCCTTTACTCTGATTCTGCTGAAACACAGGGTTTATGACATCACGCAAACATGGCGGCAACCAGGGAGATTCACACAGTTAatgataaatgttacattttaaacagttttaaatgCAATGCATCAATGAGTCAAAACTTCGTATTTTCCGCAATTTCGTTGCTAGGAGACTTTTTTATAACAATCAAGCAACTGCAAGCAGGATGTTTTGTCATGTCATCTTTCGAGCATCagatgcatttatggttggaagTCTAAGATATCAAGTTGGGAATACGACTTTGAATTGAAATGCAGCATTAGGACTGAGGAGTTTTTGGAGCTAGCCCATTGAGCTGTTTAGTTGATGAGATTGAGTTGAAAACTGTAACTTACTGGTGGCTTGAGGGTACATTCCTGGGGCCGGACCTTcagaaaaagattaaaaaagtaATTGGTGCACTAATATCTGTGATTTGAGGTTGAATTGAAGTCCTTGACTTACTGGTGGGTTGAGGGTACATCCCTGGGTTTGAGCCTtcaggaaaaaaagaaaggaaaaacaatatataaacaaaaacaatatatatatatatatatatgttgctaTAATACCTGTGATTGACAGTAGATGATATAGTAAGTTATTGTGTTGTTTTTGGAGTATGCCTATTGTACTAGCCCAGATTAATAGTTGTAAACACTTACTGTTGCCTGGAGGGTACATCCCTGGGTTTGGGCCTTCagaaaaagatttaaaaagaTAATTACTGCTCTAATACCTATGACTGACTGTAgataaagtttgtttgttttacttgaTTTTGTTATTTACAATATGAATCAGCAATAATGAACACTAGTTATcaacatattttatcattataaacATCATAATCATGTGGTCCAAATTTTATTCTTATACACTAGTGCATACAATACTGTTTTGAGTAAATGGTTTTGTGACTTAGTCTGTTTGTTAGCTTTAAGGCCATCTGTGCTGTCTTTCTAAAAGTTTACAAAATTAAGTTTTATATGCAAATTTAGTCTTTCTCTTAAGggaaaactgagcaaaaatgcACACATTGGCCTATCCAAATTTTGGACACACTTTATGttaggtgtctttaattactatgtacttaagAATTTGATACAATGTTCTTATTATGACAAACATGTTGTTGCAtcgtacttacatttaaagtacctgcatttaattatgtCTGTAGTAACACTGTTAAccatacccctaaccctaaacctaatcctactccaaccctaacccctaaccttaaacctACCCCTACCTCAACCTCAGCCGCAGCAaaagtgaatcttgtgagaattttgtagaacagcatgtagttacacaataactACATTGTATTGTATAAATTCTAATGTCAGTACATAGCATTTCTAATTTAAAGTTGGAcccatttttattttcttgaatCTCCTCACTCTAAAATGATCAAATACCTCTAATTCGCATCCTAACACTCTGTAATGCATGTAGATCCACACATTTGTGTGTTTGATATGTTCTGTGACTCTTTACATTGGCTAACTTACAGTCCAGGATGTTCAGAATGTAGTTGTAGTACAGAGGCATTGGAACACTCCAACCTGGTCTTGTGACAAGTCTTAATAATATGAGATGGAGATATCATAGTTTACTCATACAAAA is a window from the Myxocyprinus asiaticus isolate MX2 ecotype Aquarium Trade chromosome 13, UBuf_Myxa_2, whole genome shotgun sequence genome containing:
- the LOC127450628 gene encoding lipopolysaccharide-induced tumor necrosis factor-alpha factor homolog isoform X1, giving the protein MDQTDEAALDDLEEVIYLEDMEDIEAEKAVENLEAAPPYPGHPSDYGGTDVNHQPGYHSSPYPTVNVGYTAYPEPGLKAGVNNPNFQAGPNPGMYPPGNSSNPGMYPQPTSPAPGMYPQATTVTTTVMLPSLRDLPGQTMCPHCNHQVITITDYYTGLMTWMACGCLALIGCWPCCIAPFWMDSCKDVEHRCPNCNNILSFYRRL
- the LOC127450628 gene encoding lipopolysaccharide-induced tumor necrosis factor-alpha factor homolog isoform X2 — encoded protein: MDQTDEAALDDLEEVIYLEDMEDIEAEKAVENLEAAPPYPGHPSDYGGTDVNHQPGYHSSPYPTVNVGYTAYPEPGLKAGVNNPNFQAGPNPGMYPPGNSSNPGMYPQPTTVTTTVMLPSLRDLPGQTMCPHCNHQVITITDYYTGLMTWMACGCLALIGCWPCCIAPFWMDSCKDVEHRCPNCNNILSFYRRL